In Vibrio alfacsensis, the genomic stretch ATCGAGGACGAGCGACTGGACGTGTTGTATTACTTGATGCTTATTGTCCGCACATGAAAACACATTTAGCCGCCGAAAATGATACTTCCTACGTCATCATTGATGGAGGTGGCACGAATATCGATGGAGATGGTATCCGCTGTCCATATCATGCATGGCGTTTTGGTCCAGATGGTAAAGTTGACGATATTCCTTACCATGATGGTCCAATCCCTAAAACAGCGTGTGTCAAATCTTGGCCGGTAGTGGAAAGCATGGGCGCAATTTGGGTTTGGTACGATCCAGAAAATGGCGATCCAGAATGGGACCACCCATCATTACCACAATGGGATGACGAAGCGTGGGTACAATGGAAATTTGATGACCTAGGCGAGCTTGAACAGCACCCACAAGAAATCATCGATAACATTTGTGATTACGGCCATTTAAGTCCTATTCACGGTTCCACCGTTCAACGTTATGAAAATGAATTTAAAGGCTACCAAGCGATTCAACGTCAATGTGGCCCACATAGAACACTCGTCGGGGATGACGGCGTAAGTCCTGTCCTACACACTATCACGACCTACCATGGGCCAGGCGTATTGCTGTCTAATTTGACAGGCTACTATGAGTCTGTCCTGATGATCACACATACACCAGTTGAGGATGGCAAGGTCCATGTTTGGCATGGGTTATTAGTCAA encodes the following:
- a CDS encoding Rieske 2Fe-2S domain-containing protein, producing MAKTEDYRLGEFTFPRGWFMIATSEDINQPKPVAVRFFGRDFALYRGRATGRVVLLDAYCPHMKTHLAAENDTSYVIIDGGGTNIDGDGIRCPYHAWRFGPDGKVDDIPYHDGPIPKTACVKSWPVVESMGAIWVWYDPENGDPEWDHPSLPQWDDEAWVQWKFDDLGELEQHPQEIIDNICDYGHLSPIHGSTVQRYENEFKGYQAIQRQCGPHRTLVGDDGVSPVLHTITTYHGPGVLLSNLTGYYESVLMITHTPVEDGKVHVWHGLLVKSPSGKEKASVEDTISARQFQEASKLAFAQDFEVWTNKAACLNGLFLPSDGPFMKARIWYKQFYNPRARKQEFLDKCEGVYVPKGATAYHD